One genomic window of Devosia salina includes the following:
- a CDS encoding heavy-metal-associated domain-containing protein — MTRAEKLTFAITGMGCVDCVAAIENAVMPMAGVEYVGVSLSSRTMTVRPGPGFDLAAIASRVRLLGYGVNEEGSYDAAPRSDCPCKVNSRRPAGSSR; from the coding sequence ATGACCCGGGCGGAGAAGCTCACCTTCGCCATCACTGGAATGGGCTGCGTCGACTGCGTTGCGGCGATCGAGAACGCAGTGATGCCCATGGCTGGGGTGGAATACGTGGGCGTATCGCTCTCCTCGCGGACCATGACGGTGCGTCCCGGGCCGGGATTTGACCTGGCGGCCATTGCCAGCCGGGTTCGCTTGCTCGGCTACGGCGTCAACGAGGAGGGGAGTTATGACGCTGCACCAAGGTCGGACTGCCCATGCAAGGTCAATTCGAGGCGACCCGCAGGCAGCAGCCGTTGA
- a CDS encoding L,D-transpeptidase family protein has product MKRRDFLRLLPMGAAAATFPTMQPAQAQSLWDMMNRNRSLSDAEQEANSAAAIQAIDTVEPILSYDTANNLQMAIAQYEPFVASGGWEQVPQATYGVTIGVARDGVIQLKRRLLSSADMAMVERVDDVMDAPTDAALRRFQARHGLQVSGQVDEATWYALNVPAETRLHQLRLNLLRVQNMASELADRYVVVNIPAAFIEVVEGGMVQRRHTAVVGRIDRQTPILKSRIHQINFNPYWNVPVSIIRRDLIKYMNENPNYLTEQKIRIFDGSGNELQPSQINWQTEEAVNYSFRQDPGPLNSMGNVKINFHNPHAVYLHDTPTKGLFGDNARFYSSGCVRVDQVQDFVAWVLRDNGDWGPTEIQTVFTTGERKDVDVSNPPEIHTTYISAWANRNGVVSFRDDVYEFDMAGKVTFEA; this is encoded by the coding sequence ATGAAAAGACGAGATTTCCTCCGGCTATTGCCCATGGGCGCCGCAGCCGCCACCTTCCCGACGATGCAGCCAGCACAGGCGCAGTCCCTCTGGGATATGATGAACCGGAACCGCTCGCTGAGCGATGCAGAGCAGGAGGCCAACAGCGCCGCCGCCATTCAGGCTATCGACACTGTCGAACCGATTCTGAGCTACGACACCGCCAACAACCTGCAGATGGCGATCGCCCAATACGAACCTTTCGTGGCCAGCGGCGGCTGGGAGCAGGTGCCGCAGGCGACATACGGCGTCACCATTGGCGTAGCACGAGATGGTGTGATCCAGCTCAAGCGACGCCTTCTGTCGTCAGCCGACATGGCCATGGTCGAGCGAGTGGACGACGTGATGGATGCTCCGACCGATGCCGCCTTGCGTCGGTTCCAGGCTCGCCATGGTCTTCAAGTCAGCGGGCAAGTGGACGAGGCAACCTGGTATGCCCTCAATGTGCCGGCGGAAACGCGCCTGCATCAGCTTCGGCTGAACCTTCTGCGTGTACAGAATATGGCGTCCGAGCTCGCTGACCGTTACGTGGTGGTCAATATCCCTGCTGCATTCATTGAAGTGGTGGAAGGCGGTATGGTCCAGCGGCGGCATACCGCGGTCGTCGGTCGAATTGACCGGCAGACCCCCATCCTTAAGAGCCGCATCCACCAGATCAACTTCAACCCGTACTGGAACGTGCCGGTTTCCATCATCCGCCGCGACCTGATCAAGTACATGAACGAAAATCCGAATTACCTGACGGAGCAGAAGATTCGGATTTTCGACGGCAGTGGCAACGAGCTGCAGCCCAGCCAGATCAATTGGCAGACCGAGGAGGCGGTGAATTACAGCTTCCGTCAGGATCCGGGTCCGCTGAACTCGATGGGCAACGTGAAGATCAACTTCCACAACCCCCACGCCGTCTATCTCCACGACACGCCGACCAAAGGCCTGTTCGGTGACAACGCCCGCTTTTATTCCTCCGGCTGCGTGCGTGTCGACCAGGTGCAGGACTTTGTCGCCTGGGTACTGCGCGACAACGGCGACTGGGGCCCTACGGAGATCCAAACCGTGTTCACGACCGGAGAGCGCAAGGACGTGGACGTGAGCAATCCACCCGAAATCCACACCACCTATATTTCCGCCTGGGCGAACCGCAATGGAGTGGTCAGCTTCCGTGACGATGTCTATGAGTTCGACATGGCCGGCAAAGTGACCTTCGAGGCATGA